The nucleotide sequence AGATCCAGGTCGCAATGGATTCGGCACTGGGCTACTATAACAAGTATACCTCTATTACAAAATTTCTGAATGTCTATTATAATCCTGATGTATCGACTGCAGATGCCAATTTTAACGGAACTATCAGATTTGGCAAAGAAAATTACATGGTTGTGCACACTGCAATGCACGAAATCGCCCATACAGTGGGGGTGGGGACCACAAATGAATACAGAAACCTGATGCAGAACGGGGTTTTTACAGGTGCATACGCTACAGCGATGATAAGGGAGGTCACCGGAGATCAAAATGCAGTAGTTAATGGCGATAACCAGCATTTCTGGCCTTACGGACTTAACTATGCCAACGAGGTAAAGTCTTCACAGGATCTTATCAATCACTGTAAGATTGTCGGTGCTATGTACAGTGATATGTTCCGGGAGGAATTCTTCAGAACCTGCCGTCTGAAGTCAAGGTTGGATGGCAGGTGTATGACTGTCCTTACCGATAATTCACTGCGGCTTGGCGATTGCAACAGTTCCGCATCAGTTGTCAGGATGATCTCTCTTAACGGAGAAAACGTTTTCAGGCTCGAGTTTGGAAACAAGGTCCTTGATATTCCTAATGAATCGACCTCGGCCGGAATAGTAGTCGGGCTTTACAACTGGAATGGAGGCGGACATCAGAGGGTAATCTTTGAATTTGAACAAGACACCAACCTCGCACGCCTGAAAATGCAGCACAGCGGACTCTATCTCAGGGCTGACGGGGATAGAATTATTCAGGACAGAGGCACAGTCTCTCCTGAGAGCCAGTACTGGGAACTGGTTGATGATCAGGTTAAATCAGTTTATTCGGTACAGAACAGACATAGAATTACAGAAGGGATCAGAGTTATCAATGGTCTCATAACTGTAAATTCATCTGTTCTGGAAGGGAAAACCGTTAAATTGAAGATAACAGATCTTCATGGACGTGTAATAAGGTCTGTTCTTTTGTCTGGAGATGCTGTCATATCTACAGCAGGATTTATCCCTGGTGTTTACATCATCAATCTTTACGGGAACGGAAAAAATTTTACCAGCCGTTTTATGGTAAGGTAAGCGACACACTATCGGGCTATCTACTGGTGACCGCTCTGAAGGTTATTTACCCCGGGGGTACCTTTTCTGTCTTGCAGAAACCCTTCCTTTTCTCTCCTTGCTTCATCTCTGTTCGGCTTTTATCTTAAAGCTGAACTGTGATAAGGTTTCCATCGAGGAATATATGTTTATGAGTACAAAAAGTGTATGTATGTTGCTTTTATCGGGTGTCCTTTT is from Fibrobacter sp. and encodes:
- a CDS encoding T9SS type A sorting domain-containing protein, which produces MNHKGSVILTLFLLGLFNYSVIAQTGNITYTLHRENNPTQTQQNAYAKIQVAMDSALGYYNKYTSITKFLNVYYNPDVSTADANFNGTIRFGKENYMVVHTAMHEIAHTVGVGTTNEYRNLMQNGVFTGAYATAMIREVTGDQNAVVNGDNQHFWPYGLNYANEVKSSQDLINHCKIVGAMYSDMFREEFFRTCRLKSRLDGRCMTVLTDNSLRLGDCNSSASVVRMISLNGENVFRLEFGNKVLDIPNESTSAGIVVGLYNWNGGGHQRVIFEFEQDTNLARLKMQHSGLYLRADGDRIIQDRGTVSPESQYWELVDDQVKSVYSVQNRHRITEGIRVINGLITVNSSVLEGKTVKLKITDLHGRVIRSVLLSGDAVISTAGFIPGVYIINLYGNGKNFTSRFMVR